From Pseudomonas sp. B21-028, one genomic window encodes:
- a CDS encoding methyl-accepting chemotaxis protein, protein MIKANTGKPLEASRSRSQIIVLFVALIVFIMLLFANFAYLNTQSTYDKQYIGHAGELRVLSQRIAKNATEAAAGKAAAFKLLSDARNDFALRWGYLKQGDPVTGLPPTPSTLRPQMRAVQLDWERLLKNTDAILSSEQTVLSLHQVAATLAETVPQLQVEYEKVVEILLQRGAPAAQVAMAQRQSLLAERILGAVNTVLAGDENASQAADTFGRDAARFGQVLNGMLQGDPALKISQVQDRDARARLSEISELFEFVSGSVDEILETSPELFKVRESAGNIFNLSQTLLDEASHLTTALENLAGGRSVHAIGGYVLGLLALMSIILIGLVMVRETNRQLRETAEKNERNQNAIMRLLDEIADLADGDLTVTASVTEDFTGTIADSINYSVDQLRDLVATINLTAGQVAAAVQETQATAMHLAQASEHQAQQISEASTSINEMAQSIDQVSANAAESSAVAERSVEIANKGNEVVHNTIHGMDNIREQIQDTAKRIKRLGESSQEIGDIVSLIDDIADQTNILALNAAIQASMAGDAGRGFAVVADEVQRLAERSSAATRQIETLVRAIQADTNEAVISMEQTTSEVVRGARLAQDAGVALEEIEGVSKTLAALIQSISNAAQQQTTSAGQISLTMNVIQQITTQTSSGSTATAESIGNLAKMASQLRRSVSGFTLPAAKNEDKS, encoded by the coding sequence ATGATCAAAGCAAACACAGGCAAGCCACTGGAAGCGTCGCGCAGTCGTTCGCAGATCATCGTGCTGTTCGTCGCGCTGATTGTCTTCATCATGCTGCTGTTCGCCAATTTCGCGTACCTCAACACCCAGTCCACCTACGATAAACAATACATCGGCCATGCCGGTGAGTTGCGGGTGCTGTCCCAGCGCATTGCCAAGAACGCCACCGAGGCCGCCGCCGGCAAGGCTGCGGCGTTCAAGTTGCTGAGCGATGCACGCAACGATTTTGCCCTGCGCTGGGGTTACCTCAAGCAGGGTGACCCGGTGACCGGCCTGCCACCGACGCCTTCGACCCTGCGACCGCAGATGCGCGCCGTGCAACTGGACTGGGAACGCCTGCTCAAGAACACCGACGCTATCCTGTCCAGCGAGCAGACCGTGCTGTCGCTGCATCAGGTGGCGGCGACCCTGGCCGAAACCGTGCCGCAGTTGCAGGTGGAATACGAGAAAGTCGTCGAGATCCTGTTGCAGCGGGGTGCGCCTGCGGCCCAGGTGGCCATGGCCCAGCGCCAGTCGCTGTTGGCCGAGCGCATTCTGGGCGCGGTGAATACCGTGCTGGCGGGGGATGAAAACGCCAGCCAGGCCGCCGATACCTTTGGCCGCGATGCCGCGCGTTTCGGCCAGGTGCTCAACGGGATGTTGCAGGGCGACCCGGCCTTGAAGATCTCCCAGGTCCAGGATCGCGATGCCCGGGCACGCCTGAGCGAAATCAGTGAACTGTTCGAGTTCGTCTCGGGCTCGGTGGACGAAATCCTCGAAACCTCGCCGGAGCTGTTCAAGGTCCGCGAGTCGGCCGGCAACATCTTCAACCTGTCGCAGACCCTGTTGGACGAAGCCTCGCACCTGACCACCGCACTGGAAAACCTGGCCGGCGGCCGGTCCGTCCACGCCATCGGCGGTTACGTGCTGGGGCTGCTGGCGCTGATGTCGATCATCCTGATCGGCCTGGTGATGGTGCGTGAAACCAACCGCCAGTTGCGTGAGACCGCGGAGAAGAACGAGCGTAACCAGAACGCGATCATGCGCCTGCTGGACGAAATTGCCGATCTGGCCGACGGCGACCTGACCGTCACCGCGTCGGTCACCGAGGACTTCACCGGCACCATCGCCGATTCGATCAATTATTCGGTGGATCAATTGCGCGACCTGGTCGCCACCATCAACCTCACCGCCGGCCAGGTCGCCGCCGCGGTGCAGGAAACCCAGGCCACCGCCATGCACCTGGCCCAGGCTTCCGAGCACCAGGCCCAGCAGATCAGCGAAGCTTCGACTTCAATCAATGAAATGGCCCAGTCCATCGACCAGGTATCGGCCAACGCCGCCGAGTCGTCGGCGGTGGCCGAGCGTTCCGTGGAGATCGCCAACAAGGGCAACGAGGTGGTGCACAACACCATTCATGGCATGGACAACATTCGCGAGCAGATCCAGGACACCGCCAAGCGCATCAAGCGCCTGGGCGAGTCGTCCCAGGAAATCGGCGACATCGTCAGCCTGATCGACGACATTGCCGACCAGACCAACATATTGGCCCTCAACGCCGCGATCCAGGCGTCCATGGCCGGTGATGCCGGGCGCGGCTTCGCGGTGGTGGCCGATGAAGTGCAACGACTGGCGGAGCGCTCTTCGGCGGCGACCCGGCAGATCGAAACGTTGGTGCGGGCGATCCAGGCCGATACCAACGAAGCGGTGATCTCCATGGAGCAGACCACCAGCGAAGTGGTGCGCGGCGCCCGGCTGGCCCAGGATGCCGGCGTGGCCCTGGAAGAGATCGAGGGCGTGTCGAAGACCCTGGCGGCGCTGATCCAGAGCATTTCCAACGCGGCGCAGCAGCAGACCACCTCGGCGGGGCAGATTTCCCTGACGATGAACGTGATCCAGCAGATCACCACGCAGACCTCGTCCGGCTCCACCGCCACCGCCGAGAGCATCGGCAACCTGGCGAAAATGGCCAGCCAGTTGCGTCGGTCGGTGTCGGGTTTTACCTTGCCGGCGGCTAAGAATGAGGACAAGTCTTGA
- a CDS encoding chemotaxis protein CheW, producing MSPSLTAFELLLQIDRRCRSLAADLPSQPTHRHAWSGIGFRLGERWYVAPMDEVSEVLHEPRHTHLPGVKPWVRGVANLRGRLLPLMDLCGFFGHELSTLRKQRRVLVVDHGEVFAGLLVDEVLGLQHFTQDSLEPMQAGERDCPEAAFVKGRFRGERQWQVFSPFALTQSAGFMDVAI from the coding sequence ATGAGCCCATCCCTGACTGCGTTCGAGCTGCTGCTGCAGATCGATCGACGCTGCCGGTCGCTGGCGGCGGACCTGCCGTCCCAACCGACCCACCGTCATGCCTGGAGCGGTATCGGCTTTCGCCTGGGCGAGCGTTGGTATGTGGCGCCCATGGATGAGGTCAGCGAAGTGCTGCACGAGCCGCGTCATACGCATCTGCCGGGGGTCAAGCCGTGGGTTCGTGGCGTGGCCAACCTGCGCGGACGGTTGTTGCCATTGATGGACCTGTGCGGGTTTTTCGGGCATGAACTGTCGACGCTGCGCAAGCAGCGGCGGGTGCTGGTGGTGGATCATGGCGAAGTGTTCGCCGGGTTGCTGGTGGATGAAGTCCTCGGGTTGCAGCATTTCACCCAGGACAGCCTGGAGCCGATGCAGGCGGGCGAGCGCGACTGCCCGGAAGCCGCCTTCGTCAAGGGCCGGTTTCGTGGCGAGCGGCAGTGGCAGGTGTTCAGCCCTTTTGCGTTGACGCAGTCGGCGGGGTTCATGGATGTGGCTATTTAA
- the pilH gene encoding twitching motility response regulator PilH, whose translation MARILIVDDSPTEMYKLTGMLEKHGHQVLKAENGADGVALARQEKPDAVLMDIVMPGLNGFQATRQLTKDPETGHIPVIIITTKDQETDKVWGTRQGAKDYLTKPVDEETLIKTLNNVLAG comes from the coding sequence ATGGCACGAATTCTGATCGTCGATGATTCGCCGACTGAAATGTACAAGCTGACCGGCATGCTGGAAAAACACGGTCACCAGGTTCTCAAGGCCGAGAACGGCGCCGACGGCGTGGCCCTGGCCCGCCAGGAAAAGCCCGACGCGGTGTTGATGGACATCGTCATGCCCGGCCTCAACGGGTTCCAGGCCACGCGCCAGCTGACCAAGGATCCGGAAACCGGGCACATCCCGGTGATCATCATCACCACCAAGGACCAGGAAACCGACAAGGTCTGGGGCACGCGTCAAGGCGCCAAGGACTACCTGACCAAGCCGGTCGACGAAGAAACCCTGATCAAGACCCTGAACAACGTCCTGGCGGGTTGA
- a CDS encoding PleD family two-component system response regulator: MAEHPTQQQPSALKVMVIDDSKTIRRTAETLLRNVGCEVITAVDGFDALAKITDHHPGIIFVDIMMPRLDGYQTCALIKNHSAFKATPVILLSSRDGLFDKAKGRIVGSDQFLTKPFSKEELLGAIQAHVPGFAAVQPHQAH, from the coding sequence ATGGCAGAGCATCCTACGCAGCAGCAACCCAGCGCCTTGAAGGTCATGGTCATCGATGACTCGAAGACCATTCGCCGTACCGCCGAAACCCTGCTGCGCAATGTGGGTTGCGAGGTGATCACGGCGGTCGATGGCTTCGATGCCCTGGCCAAGATCACCGACCATCACCCGGGCATCATCTTTGTCGACATCATGATGCCGCGTCTGGACGGTTACCAGACCTGCGCCCTGATCAAGAACCACAGCGCCTTCAAGGCCACGCCAGTGATCCTGCTGTCGTCCCGGGACGGGCTGTTCGACAAGGCCAAGGGACGCATCGTCGGTTCCGATCAGTTTTTGACCAAGCCTTTCAGCAAGGAAGAACTGCTGGGCGCGATACAAGCTCATGTTCCGGGCTTTGCCGCCGTCCAGCCGCACCAGGCACATTAA
- the gshB gene encoding glutathione synthase, which produces MSVRVGIVMDPIASISYKKDSSLAMLLAAQKRGWELFYMEQRDLYQAEGQARARMKPLKVFANPEKWFELGGEKDALLSDLDVILMRKDPPFDMEFVYSTYLLEQAETAGVLVVNKPQSLRDCNEKLFATLFPQCTPPTIVSRRPDVLREFADHHGDVILKPLDGMGGSSIFRHTAGHPNLSVILETLTLHGQQQIMIQGYLPAIVDGDKRILMIDGEPVDYCLARIPAAGETRGNLAAGGRGEARPLTEKDRWIAAQVGPTLREKGLLFVGLDVIGEHLTEINVTSPTCIREIDNAFGTDIGGMLMDAIEKQLQARSSKRQA; this is translated from the coding sequence ATGAGCGTACGCGTCGGCATTGTCATGGACCCTATCGCCAGCATTTCCTACAAGAAGGATAGCTCGCTGGCCATGCTGCTGGCCGCTCAAAAGCGCGGCTGGGAATTGTTCTACATGGAACAGCGCGACCTCTACCAGGCCGAAGGCCAGGCCCGGGCGCGCATGAAACCGCTGAAAGTCTTCGCCAACCCTGAGAAATGGTTTGAGCTGGGCGGGGAAAAGGATGCGTTGCTGAGCGACCTGGACGTGATCCTGATGCGCAAGGATCCGCCCTTCGACATGGAATTCGTGTATTCCACCTACCTGCTGGAACAGGCCGAAACCGCCGGCGTGCTGGTGGTCAACAAGCCCCAGAGCCTGCGCGACTGCAACGAGAAGCTGTTCGCCACGCTGTTCCCGCAATGCACGCCGCCGACCATCGTCAGCCGCCGCCCGGATGTACTGCGCGAGTTCGCCGATCATCACGGCGACGTGATCCTCAAGCCCCTGGACGGCATGGGCGGCTCTTCGATCTTCCGTCACACCGCTGGTCACCCGAACCTCTCGGTGATCCTGGAAACCCTGACCCTGCACGGCCAGCAGCAGATCATGATCCAGGGTTACCTGCCAGCCATCGTCGATGGTGACAAGCGCATCCTGATGATCGACGGCGAGCCGGTGGACTATTGCCTGGCGCGCATTCCGGCAGCGGGCGAAACCCGCGGCAACCTGGCCGCCGGCGGCCGTGGCGAAGCCCGCCCGCTGACCGAGAAGGACCGCTGGATCGCGGCCCAGGTTGGCCCGACCCTGCGGGAAAAAGGCCTGTTGTTCGTGGGCCTGGACGTGATCGGCGAGCACCTGACGGAGATCAACGTCACCAGCCCGACCTGCATTCGCGAAATCGACAATGCCTTCGGCACCGACATTGGCGGGATGCTGATGGATGCCATAGAGAAGCAGCTGCAAGCTAGAAGCTCCAAGCGGCAAGCTTAA
- a CDS encoding energy transducer TonB, with protein sequence MTLPSDLPLELAHRGVRPADRLGFTLFLAALIHLALLLGVGFATVEPKQITQTLEITLATFKSETKPKQADFLAQENQQGSGTLEKKAVPKTTEIAPFQDNQVQKATPPPAAKPEVQETAPKAAVTTVAPKPKKAPVKEEVKPDPKPKAPAPTFDSSQLSSDIASLEAELAQEQQLYAKRPRIHRLSAASTMRDKGAWYKDEWRKKVERIGNLNYPDEARRKQIYGNLRLMVSINRDGSLYEVLVLESSGQPLLDQAAQRIVRLAAPFAPFTGDLSDIDRLEIIRTWKFSRGDRLSSN encoded by the coding sequence ATGACCCTTCCGTCCGATCTGCCCCTAGAGCTCGCCCACCGTGGCGTGCGTCCGGCTGATCGCCTCGGTTTTACCCTGTTCCTGGCGGCGCTGATCCACCTGGCCCTGCTGCTGGGCGTCGGATTTGCCACGGTCGAGCCCAAGCAGATCACCCAGACCCTGGAAATCACCCTGGCCACCTTCAAGAGCGAAACCAAGCCGAAGCAGGCGGATTTCCTCGCCCAGGAAAACCAGCAGGGTAGCGGCACCCTGGAAAAGAAGGCGGTCCCCAAGACCACCGAGATCGCGCCATTCCAGGACAATCAGGTCCAGAAAGCCACCCCTCCCCCGGCCGCCAAGCCCGAGGTGCAGGAAACCGCCCCCAAGGCGGCCGTGACCACCGTGGCACCGAAGCCGAAGAAGGCGCCGGTCAAGGAAGAGGTCAAGCCCGATCCCAAGCCCAAGGCCCCGGCGCCGACCTTCGACAGCTCCCAGTTGTCCAGCGACATCGCCAGCCTGGAAGCCGAACTGGCCCAGGAACAGCAGCTCTATGCCAAGCGTCCGCGCATTCACCGCCTGAGCGCCGCCTCGACCATGCGCGACAAGGGCGCCTGGTACAAGGACGAGTGGCGCAAGAAGGTCGAGCGCATCGGCAATCTGAATTACCCCGACGAAGCACGACGCAAGCAGATCTACGGCAACCTGCGGCTAATGGTCTCGATCAACCGCGACGGCTCCCTGTATGAAGTGCTGGTGCTGGAGTCCTCCGGCCAGCCGCTGCTGGACCAGGCGGCCCAGCGCATCGTGCGCCTGGCCGCGCCGTTCGCGCCGTTTACCGGGGATTTGTCGGACATCGACCGGCTGGAGATCATCCGCACCTGGAAATTCTCCCGGGGTGATCGGTTGTCCAGTAACTGA
- a CDS encoding YqgE/AlgH family protein, which translates to MKNVSPTYLKHHFLIAMPHMADPNFAHTLTYVVEHTANGAMGLVINRPQELNLADILEQLRPEVEPPILCQHVPIFIGGPVQTDRGFVLHPSGPSYQATVDLNGVSLSTSQDVLFAIADGVGPEKSLIALGYAGWEAGQLEAELADNAWLTCPFDADILFNTSSELRLEAAATRLGINLSLLTSQAGHA; encoded by the coding sequence ATGAAAAACGTCAGCCCCACCTACCTCAAGCATCATTTCCTGATCGCCATGCCGCACATGGCCGATCCGAACTTCGCCCACACCTTGACCTACGTCGTCGAGCACACGGCCAATGGCGCCATGGGGCTGGTGATCAATCGCCCGCAGGAACTGAACCTGGCGGACATTCTCGAGCAGTTGCGCCCTGAGGTGGAGCCGCCGATCCTGTGCCAGCACGTGCCGATTTTCATCGGCGGCCCGGTGCAGACCGACCGCGGCTTCGTGCTCCATCCGTCGGGTCCGAGCTACCAGGCCACCGTGGACCTCAACGGCGTGTCGCTGTCGACTTCCCAGGACGTGCTGTTTGCCATCGCTGACGGCGTCGGGCCGGAGAAAAGCCTGATCGCCCTCGGCTACGCCGGTTGGGAAGCCGGGCAACTGGAGGCCGAACTGGCCGACAACGCCTGGCTGACCTGCCCGTTCGACGCTGACATCCTGTTCAACACCAGCAGCGAACTGCGCCTGGAAGCGGCGGCCACCCGCCTGGGGATCAACCTCAGCCTGCTCACCAGCCAGGCAGGACACGCCTGA
- the ruvX gene encoding Holliday junction resolvase RuvX, with amino-acid sequence MALRLLLGFDYGTKQIGVAVGQVVTGQARELCTLKAQNGVPDWNQVEALIKEWKPDAVVVGLPLNMDGTPSDMCVRAEKFARRLNGRYNLPFYTHDERLTTFEAKGERLERGGQKGSYRDNPVDAIAAALLLQGWLDANSALFDT; translated from the coding sequence ATGGCCCTGCGCCTGCTGCTGGGCTTCGATTACGGCACCAAACAGATCGGCGTCGCGGTCGGCCAGGTCGTTACCGGCCAGGCCCGCGAGCTGTGCACCCTCAAGGCGCAGAATGGCGTGCCGGACTGGAACCAGGTCGAAGCGCTGATCAAGGAATGGAAACCCGACGCCGTGGTGGTCGGCTTGCCGCTGAACATGGACGGTACGCCCAGCGACATGTGCGTGCGCGCCGAAAAATTCGCCCGCCGGCTCAATGGCCGTTACAACCTGCCCTTCTATACCCACGACGAGCGCCTGACCACGTTCGAAGCCAAGGGCGAGCGCCTTGAGCGTGGTGGACAGAAAGGCAGTTACCGCGACAACCCGGTGGACGCCATCGCCGCCGCCCTGCTGCTGCAGGGCTGGCTCGATGCCAATAGCGCCCTGTTCGACACCTGA
- the pyrR gene encoding bifunctional pyr operon transcriptional regulator/uracil phosphoribosyltransferase PyrR, with amino-acid sequence MSLPNPADLISQMAIRLTAHLEQRGIREPRYIGIRTGGVWVAQALLEELGSQSPLGTLDVSFYRDDFSQNGLHPQVRPSALPFEIEGQHLVLIDDVLMSGRTIRAAMNELFDYGRPASVTLVCLLDLDAAELPIRPNVVGATLALAAHQRVKLSGPAPLQLELQDLAL; translated from the coding sequence ATGAGCCTGCCCAATCCTGCCGACCTGATCAGCCAGATGGCGATCCGTCTCACGGCACACCTGGAACAACGCGGCATCCGCGAACCGCGCTACATCGGCATTCGCACCGGCGGTGTCTGGGTCGCCCAGGCCTTGCTCGAGGAACTCGGCAGCCAATCGCCGCTGGGCACCCTGGACGTGTCCTTCTACCGCGATGACTTCAGCCAGAACGGCCTGCACCCACAGGTACGCCCTTCGGCGTTGCCGTTCGAAATCGAGGGCCAGCACCTGGTCCTGATCGATGACGTGCTGATGAGCGGCCGGACTATCCGCGCCGCCATGAACGAACTGTTCGATTACGGCCGCCCGGCCAGCGTGACCCTGGTATGCCTGCTGGACCTGGACGCCGCCGAGTTGCCGATCCGCCCGAACGTGGTCGGCGCGACCCTGGCACTGGCCGCGCACCAGCGGGTCAAGCTCTCCGGCCCCGCACCGCTGCAACTCGAACTGCAAGACCTTGCCCTTTAA
- a CDS encoding aspartate carbamoyltransferase catalytic subunit, translating to MTPLETKRPLQLNDQGQLRHFLSLDGLRRELLTEILDTADSFLEVGARAVKKVPLLRGKTVCNVFFENSTRTRTTFELAAQRLSADVITLNVSTSSASKGETLLDTLRNLEAMAADMFVVRHGDSGAAHFIAEHVCPQVAIINGGDGRHAHPTQGMLDMLTIRRHKGSFENLSVAIVGDILHSRVARSNMLALKTLGCPDIRVIAPKTLLPIGVEQYGVKVYTDMTEGLKDVDVVIMLRLQRERMTGGLLPSEGEFYRLFGLTTARLAGAKPDAIVMHPGPINRGVEIESAVADGPHSVILNQVTYGIAIRMAVLSMAMSGQTAQRQFDQENAQ from the coding sequence ATGACGCCTCTCGAAACCAAGCGCCCGCTGCAGCTCAACGATCAGGGCCAGCTGCGGCACTTCCTGTCCCTCGACGGCCTGCGCCGCGAGCTGCTGACGGAAATCCTCGACACCGCCGACTCGTTCCTCGAAGTCGGCGCCCGGGCGGTGAAGAAAGTCCCGTTGCTGCGCGGCAAGACCGTGTGCAACGTGTTCTTCGAAAACTCCACCCGCACCCGCACCACCTTCGAACTGGCGGCTCAGCGGCTGTCGGCGGACGTGATCACCCTCAACGTGTCGACGTCCTCGGCGAGCAAGGGCGAAACCCTGCTCGACACCCTGCGCAACCTCGAAGCCATGGCGGCGGACATGTTCGTCGTGCGCCACGGCGACTCCGGCGCGGCACACTTCATTGCCGAACACGTCTGCCCGCAGGTGGCGATCATCAACGGCGGCGACGGCCGTCATGCCCACCCGACCCAGGGCATGCTGGACATGCTGACCATCCGCCGGCACAAGGGCAGCTTCGAGAACCTCTCGGTGGCCATCGTCGGCGACATCCTGCATTCGCGGGTGGCGCGCTCGAACATGCTTGCCCTCAAGACCCTCGGTTGCCCGGACATCCGCGTGATCGCGCCGAAAACCCTGCTGCCCATTGGCGTCGAGCAGTACGGCGTGAAGGTCTACACCGACATGACCGAAGGCCTCAAGGATGTCGATGTGGTGATCATGCTGCGCCTGCAGCGTGAACGCATGACCGGCGGCCTGTTGCCCAGCGAGGGCGAGTTCTACCGCCTGTTCGGCCTCACCACCGCCCGCCTGGCCGGGGCCAAGCCGGATGCCATCGTCATGCACCCGGGGCCGATCAACCGCGGTGTGGAGATCGAGTCAGCGGTGGCCGACGGCCCCCATTCGGTGATCCTCAACCAGGTGACCTACGGCATCGCCATTCGCATGGCCGTGCTGTCCATGGCCATGAGCGGGCAAACGGCCCAGCGCCAATTCGACCAGGAGAACGCCCAGTGA
- a CDS encoding dihydroorotase has product MKLSILGARVIDPASGLDQVTDIHIDACKIVALGAAPAGFVAVETLDAQGLVAAPGLVDLNVALREPGYSRKGSIVSETRAAAAGGVTSLCCPPQTRPVLDTSAVAELILDRAREAGNTKVFPIGALSKGLDGEQLAELIALRDAGCVAFGNGLNSFRNTRTLCRALEYAATFGLTVIFNSQDHDLAEGGLAHEGPTASFLGLPGIPETAETVALARDLLLVEQSGVRAHFSQLTSARGAALIAQAQARGLPVTADVALYQLILTDEALIDFNSVYHVQPPLRTRADRDGLREAVKSGVISAISSHHQPHERDAKLAPFGATEPGISSVELLLPLAMTLVEDGLLDLPTLLARLSAGPAQALQLPAGKLAVGAAADLVLFDPAASTVAGEAWRSKGDNCPFLGHSLPGVVRYTLMDGRVTHQA; this is encoded by the coding sequence GTGAAGCTCAGCATTCTCGGCGCACGCGTGATCGATCCGGCCAGCGGCCTGGATCAAGTGACCGACATCCATATCGACGCCTGCAAAATCGTCGCCCTGGGCGCCGCCCCGGCCGGCTTCGTGGCGGTCGAGACCCTCGACGCCCAAGGCCTGGTGGCCGCCCCCGGCCTGGTCGACCTGAACGTCGCCCTACGCGAGCCCGGTTACAGCCGCAAGGGCAGCATCGTCAGCGAAACCCGGGCGGCCGCCGCCGGGGGCGTGACCAGCCTGTGCTGCCCGCCGCAAACCAGACCGGTGCTGGACACCTCGGCCGTGGCCGAACTGATCCTCGACCGCGCCCGCGAAGCCGGCAATACCAAGGTTTTCCCGATTGGTGCGTTGAGCAAAGGCCTCGACGGCGAACAACTGGCGGAGCTGATTGCACTGCGCGATGCCGGTTGCGTGGCGTTCGGCAACGGCCTGAACAGCTTCCGCAATACCCGCACCCTGTGCCGCGCCCTGGAATACGCAGCCACTTTCGGCCTGACGGTGATCTTCAACTCCCAGGATCACGATCTGGCCGAAGGTGGCCTGGCCCATGAAGGCCCGACCGCCAGCTTCCTCGGTTTGCCGGGCATACCGGAAACCGCCGAGACCGTGGCCCTGGCCCGTGACCTGTTGCTGGTGGAGCAAAGCGGCGTGCGCGCGCATTTCAGCCAGTTGACCAGTGCCCGTGGCGCGGCGCTGATCGCCCAGGCCCAGGCCCGCGGCTTGCCGGTGACCGCCGATGTGGCGCTGTACCAACTGATCCTGACCGACGAAGCGCTGATCGATTTCAACAGCGTTTATCACGTCCAACCACCGCTGCGCACCCGCGCCGACCGGGATGGCTTGCGCGAGGCAGTGAAATCCGGAGTGATCTCGGCCATTTCCAGCCACCACCAGCCCCATGAGCGCGATGCCAAACTGGCCCCCTTCGGCGCGACCGAACCGGGCATCAGCAGCGTCGAATTGCTGCTGCCGCTGGCGATGACCCTGGTGGAAGACGGTCTGCTCGACCTGCCGACCTTGTTGGCGCGCCTGAGTGCCGGCCCGGCCCAGGCGCTGCAACTACCGGCCGGGAAACTGGCGGTGGGTGCGGCAGCGGACCTGGTGCTGTTTGACCCGGCCGCCTCCACAGTGGCCGGGGAAGCCTGGCGCTCCAAGGGCGACAACTGCCCGTTCCTGGGCCACAGCTTGCCGGGCGTGGTGCGCTATACCTTGATGGATGGGCGGGTTACCCACCAGGCCTGA
- a CDS encoding NINE protein, whose product MNSYQLDATHDTHSKVIGYLLWIFGFTGAHRFYYGKPVTGTIWFFTFGLLGIGWLIDLFLIPAMDREADLRFTPGPIEYTVAWILLTFLGVFGVHRMYQGKWLSGIIYLLTGGVFFLGVLYDFWTLNDQVSIRNAQKRGAFQ is encoded by the coding sequence ATGAACAGCTATCAGCTGGACGCCACCCACGACACTCACAGCAAAGTCATTGGCTATCTGCTCTGGATTTTCGGCTTTACCGGGGCTCATCGTTTCTACTATGGCAAGCCGGTCACCGGCACGATCTGGTTCTTCACCTTCGGCCTGCTGGGCATTGGCTGGCTGATCGATTTGTTCCTGATCCCTGCCATGGACCGCGAAGCGGACCTGCGCTTCACCCCGGGCCCCATTGAATACACCGTGGCGTGGATCCTGTTGACGTTTCTCGGGGTGTTCGGGGTGCACCGGATGTATCAGGGCAAATGGCTCAGCGGGATCATCTACCTGCTGACCGGCGGGGTGTTCTTCCTGGGGGTGCTGTATGACTTCTGGACGCTGAACGACCAGGTTTCGATTCGGAATGCGCAGAAGCGTGGGGCGTTTCAGTAA
- a CDS encoding C40 family peptidase: protein MRPFFKTWLTICLLLPLAAHATNREQRLPNVNGYTPKSHVSAPSSKNKPSVQYTTIGNSKLVPPMATKASSNVLSRAVNVLGTPYRWGGSSPSKGFDCSGLVKYAFNDSTFDLPRTSNAMATGHGEKVERKDLKPGDLIFFKLKSRRVNHVAIYLGNDRFIHAPRRGKSVTIDTLNKPYWNTHYVIAKRMLPKEPGGMRIVQR from the coding sequence ATGCGTCCATTTTTCAAGACATGGCTGACCATTTGCCTATTATTGCCTCTGGCCGCCCACGCCACCAACCGTGAGCAACGTCTTCCCAACGTCAACGGCTACACCCCGAAATCTCATGTTTCTGCTCCTTCGAGCAAGAACAAGCCAAGCGTCCAGTACACGACCATTGGCAACAGCAAGCTGGTGCCACCCATGGCGACCAAAGCGAGCAGCAACGTATTGAGCCGTGCCGTGAATGTGCTGGGTACGCCTTATCGTTGGGGCGGCAGCAGCCCAAGTAAAGGCTTCGATTGCAGCGGCCTGGTGAAATACGCGTTCAACGACAGCACCTTCGACCTGCCACGCACCTCGAATGCGATGGCAACCGGTCACGGTGAGAAAGTCGAACGCAAGGACCTCAAGCCCGGCGACCTGATCTTCTTCAAGCTCAAGAGCCGCCGGGTCAACCACGTGGCCATCTACCTGGGCAACGACCGCTTCATCCACGCGCCACGTCGCGGCAAGTCGGTGACCATCGACACCCTGAACAAACCGTATTGGAACACCCACTACGTGATTGCCAAGCGGATGTTGCCGAAAGAACCGGGCGGGATGCGGATCGTCCAGCGCTGA